One region of Molothrus aeneus isolate 106 chromosome 1, BPBGC_Maene_1.0, whole genome shotgun sequence genomic DNA includes:
- the ZNF804B gene encoding zinc finger protein 804B has protein sequence MACYLVISSRHLSNGHYRGIKGVFRGPLCKKGARSPVTATSSPPPSLAPRTDYAEKEKAAAKALEDVKANFYCELCDKQYHKHQEFDNHINSYDHAHKQRLKDLKQREFARNVASKSWKDEKKQEKALKRLHQLAELRKQSECITGSGPLLKAPRLVLEKQQSPDGIFLYKGSKFAASSQRTTTSEGQGFSKSMLEKQQLIISRHHAPTERHHALGNHVSQKFPYSSNTSRRAGVSFSFSKKVPLKLESSASVFSENCEEGSDYSESNHKRKQTIEGCHSVTLLEEQLKASLDKESPIAQDQMDLDNSASSHVGVKPKMLKENDKNSDRESEEKFRANPSFSKVKIPLPNLNFSASLRETEQESKLNESEQFLETPISSSCQASNFCTQPNTYKHSNAHLHAQLSGLPRQPEPELTCSSNINDSPGVIKRERSLEITEITDGNMETLEKETLVKEVKPQALPFLHVVSKDGTTALQWPTELLLFTKTEPCISYGCNPLYFDFRLSLNHREGKQHETNKASCKELSKNKTADEYEPSGLIKHKQMSNEQDNQLLKPKKMKGSLNPRKAKQKAESDIGKEMNERGQKCIADYLNENIPKVPAYLDVSQKNYVTEKSLFTTSLRRPLKHHFHGCERKTQNIRNESISFSAFMSRIKNSNSEKCHLIDSEEKYENQNDSRSLQDVVSCSSDISDSGKDSSGSFFSCKSSSNSKYSDTEGCGSYTRCWRFPSPQKSSSGRHSSYSDSSVSSTSSYMSPTSNNHRRNNLLCCCKRKNKTDKRHKHRKHKCIFTSDDTDEDYLCHSRSHRARNCIQSGTIKYRRCSRHKLLQIRDRSKHSRCRHQHFGKVLSRSRSCHKSKSGSTSDSRSSERSSSSRISRCSSSGSVSKEADNCDNKTKEDSERGSNTEPGKAETAHSSSLKVNSQSKNFATCSSKNLAKDICGKRKSMTAKLLLERVQSKKTQEQMHDPERFSISSGIELKDHSQSHFALQFSSSVDDIAMLPLPEKVLSKGKNDMRHNEISSLENSVKKNNTEASEITNVTLSPGTDYDHCVLKDIIQIETGYQSPSIKRNTAIKEQTSLFFSEVQPFIQSCDPVPNDFPGAFPSNRYSVANSTETKEELHDVNMDLNRAEGSSDSFCDNAMQKYGDTLNDLEVYSKSVSPPLTQQPVTFTPEEVDKYRLLQLQARQHMQKQLLAKHLKVLPAPGPAAFSATPAVPALPVQQQATVTTIHHTLLQRFAVSASVHPHGSHLSLAPLHPLSQAHFAPISLSPLAPALIPTHPALLTGHPLHLVSATPLHPSPLTFPALPHAAYIPALFTPHLNTATPSAIHPNHLVHPLFQGQEPHHYSCSIQTQHLPTAKEVFSVSSYLN, from the exons AGATTGAAAGATTTAAAACAAAGGGAATTTGCTCGAAATGTGGCATCGAAGTCATGGAAAGAtgagaagaaacaggaaaaagcaCTCAAGCGACTCCACCAGCTTGCAGAGTTACGGAAGCAGTCAGAATG CATCACTGGGAGTGGACCATTGCTTAAAGCCCCCCGATTAgtcctggaaaagcagcaatcACCAGATGGCATTTTCCTGTACAAGGGCAGCAAGTTTGCAGCAAGTTCTCAAAGAACCACTACAAGTGAAGGACAAGGCTTCTCCAAAAGCATGCTAGAGAAACAGCAACTTATAATAAGCAGGCATCACGCCCCAACTGAAAGACACCATGCACTTGGAAACCACGTCTCACAAAAGTTCCCATACAGCAGCAATACCTCTCGAAGGGCAGGAGTGTCTTTTTCATTCTCTAAAAAGGTCCCTTTGAAGCTTGAGTCCTCAGCATCAGTCTTCAGTGAGAACTGTGAAGAAGGAAGTGATTATAGTGAGTCCAAccataaaagaaagcaaaccatTGAGGGCTGTCATTCTGTCACACTTTTGGAGGAACAACTGAAAGCAAGTTTGGATAAAGAGTCACCTATTGCACAAGACCAAATGGATTTGGATAACAGTGCATCAAGTCATGTAGGTGTAAAACCTAAAATGCTAAaggaaaatgataaaaatagtGATAGggaatcagaagaaaaattcagagCTAATCCATCATTTTCTAAAGTCAAAATACCTCTTccaaatttgaatttttctgcTTCACTGAGAGAAACAGAGCAAGAGAGCAAACTGAATGAATCTGAGCAATTCTTAGAAACTCCCATCTCATCTTCATGCCAAGCTAGCAATTTTTGTACACAGCCGAACACCTACAAGCACAGTAATGCCCACCTGCATGCCCAGTTATCTGGGCTCCCTCGACAGCCAGAACCTGAGCTGACCTGTTCAAGCAATATTAATGACAGTCCTGGAgtgataaaaagagaaagatctTTGGAGATTACAGAAATCACAGATGGAAATATGGAAACACTTGAAAAGGAGACCTTGGTTAAAGAAGTTAAGCCCCAGGCATTGCCCTTCCTCCATGTAGTGAGCAAAGATGGCAccactgctctgcagtggcCCACAGAATTACTTTTGTTTACAAAAACTGAGCCCTGTATTTCATATGGCTGTAATCCATTGTATTTTGACTTCAGACTCTCTTTAAATCACAGGGAGGGTAAACAGCatgaaacaaacaaagcaagctGTAAAGAGCTCTCTAAAAATAAGACTGCAGATGAATATGAACCCTCAGGTTTAATAAAACACAAGCAAATGTCAAATGAACAAGATAATCAGTTGTTGAAACCAAAGAAGATGAAAGGTTCCCTAAATCCAAGGAAGGCCAAGCAAAAAGCTGAGTCAGACATAGGGAAAGAAATGAATGAAAGAGGTCAAAAATGCATTGCAGATTATTTGAATGAAAATATACCCAAAGTGCCTGCTTACCTTGATGTCTCACAAAAAAATTATGTGACAGAAAAAAGTCTTTTTACAACATCACTGAGGAGACCTTTAAAACATCATTTCCATGGCTGTGAAAGAAAAACTCAGAACAttagaaatgaaagcatttccttttctgcttttatgtCTAGGATTAAAAACTCTAActctgaaaaatgtcatttaattgattctgaagaaaaatatgagaACCAAAATGACTCCAGATCCCTTCAAGATGTGgtcagctgcagcagtgacatAAGTGACAGTGGAAAAGACTCTAGTGGAAGTTTCTTTAGTTGTAAATCCAGTTCAAACAGCAAGTATTCAGATACTGAAGGATGTGGAAGCTATACAAGATGCTGGAGATTCCCATCTCCTCAAAAGTCCTCGTCTGGCAGACATTCCAGCTATTCTGACTCTTCAGTTAGCAGTACGAGTAGCTACATGAGTCCCACATCAAATAAtcacagaagaaataatttgctttgttgttgtaaaagaaaaaacaagacagATAAAAGGCACAAACACAGAAAGCACAAGTGTATTTTCACTTCAGATGATACAGACGAGGATTATCTTTGTCATAGTCGAAGTCACAGAGCTAGAAACTGTATTCAGAGTGGCACAATTAAATATCGGAGATGTTCAAGACATAAACTTTTACAAATCAGAGACAGGTCTAAACACAGCAGATGTAGACATCAGCATTTTGGCAAAGTGCTTAGTAGGAGTAGGAGCTGCCACAAATCCAAAAGTGGTTCCACTAGTGATTCAAGAAGCAGTGAAAGATCATCTAGCAGCAGAATATCAAGATGCAGCAGTTCAGGATCTGTCTCAAAAGAGGCTGACAACTGtgacaacaaaacaaaagaggaTTCTGAGAGAGGTTCTAATACCGAACCAGGAAAAGCTGAAACTGCACATTCCAGCTCTCTGAAAGTGAATAGTCAATCTAAAAACTTTGCCACCTGCTCTTCCAAAAACCTGGCAAAAGACATCTGTGGAAAAAGAAAGTCAATGACAGCCAAGTTACTTTTAGAAAGAGTGCAATCTAAGAAAACCCAGGAACAAATGCATGATCCAGAGAGATTTTCAATCAGTAGTGGGATAGAATTAAAGGATCACTCACAAAGTCACTTTGCTCTTCAGTTTTCATCATCAGTAGATGACATTGCAATGTTACCTTTGCCAGAGAAAGTGCTAAGCAAAGGTAAAAATGACATGAGACATAATGAAATCAGTTCGCTGGAAAACAGtgtgaagaaaaacaacacTGAAGCATCAGAGATAACAAATGTTACTCTTTCACCTGGAACTGATTATGATCATTGTGTTCTTAAAGACATAATTCAAATTGAAACAGGCTATCAGAGCCCAAGCATAAAAAGGAACACAGCAATAAAGGAACAAACCAGTCTCTTCTTTAGTGAAGTGCAGCCCTTTATACAAAGCTGTGATCCAGTACCAAATGATTTCCCTGGTGCTTTTCCCTCTAATAGATATTCTGTTGCTAATTCAACAGAGACCAAAGAAGAACTACATGATGTAAACATGGACTTGAACCGGGCAGAAGGCAGTTCAGACTCTTTTTGTGACAATGCTATGCAGAAGTATGGTGATACACTAAATGACCTAGAAGTGTACAGTAAATCCGTCTCCCCTCCTTTAACACAGCAGCCTGTCACATTTACACCAGAAGAAGTAGACAAATACAGGTTGCTGCAGCTGCAAGCCCGGCAGCACATGCAGAAACAACTTCTGGCAAAACATCTGAAAGTTTTGCCTGCCCCAGGACCAGCTGCCTTCTCTGCAACACCAGCAGTTCCTGCCCTCCCTGTTCAGCAGCAGGCTACTGTCACCACCATCCACCACACGCTGCTGCAGCGCTTTGCTGTCTCGGCATCTGTGCACCCCCACGGCAGCCATCTCTCCCTGGCACCCCTCCACCCCCTCTCTCAGGCACATTTTGCCCCCATATCACTTTCCCCTTTAGCACCAGCTCTTATTCCCACCCACCCTGCTTTGCTGACAGGGCACCCACTGCACTTGGTGTCTGCCACTCCCCTCCACCCTTCCCCACTGACCTTCCCTGCACTGCCTCATGCTGCATATATCCCAGCCTTATTTACACCACACCTGAACACAGCCACACCTTCTGCTATACACCCAAATCACTTAGTTCATCCCTTATTCCAAGGACAAGAGCCCCATCACTATTCTTGTTCTATCCAGACCCAACATTTACCTACAGCAAAAGAAGTTTTCAGTGTTTCTAGCTACTTAAACTAG